The following are encoded in a window of Thermoanaerobacter ethanolicus JW 200 genomic DNA:
- a CDS encoding acetylornithine transaminase, with product MITSEDKKYLMNTYSRYPITLVEGKGTKVWDDKGNVYLDFVAGIAVNSLGHCHPALVDAIKNQSEKLIHCSNLYWNENQIQLAKTIAENSFGDKVFFVNSGAEANEGAIKLARKYASLKYGSKRYKVISAKNSFHGRTFGALTATGQEKYHKGFGPLLSGFKYVPFNDIDALYEAIDDEVCAIMLEVVQGEGGIHEATPEYIKAAREICDENDILFIIDEVQTGIGRTGKLFGYEHYGITPDIMTLAKGLGGGFPIGAIVAKEDKAVFQPGDHASTFGGSPLACAAGIAVMNEITKEGFLDSVAQKGEYFRRKLKNLKEKYSVIKEVRGKGLMIGCEMDMEEASDIVTKAMGKGLLINCISHNVLRFVPPLTVTEEEIDTALIILEDVLCEMGF from the coding sequence ATGATAACCTCTGAGGATAAGAAATATCTAATGAATACTTACAGCAGATACCCTATTACCCTGGTAGAGGGAAAAGGGACAAAAGTGTGGGATGACAAAGGGAATGTTTATCTCGATTTTGTTGCAGGCATTGCAGTAAATTCACTGGGGCATTGTCATCCGGCATTAGTTGATGCTATAAAGAACCAATCCGAAAAACTTATACACTGTTCTAATCTTTATTGGAATGAGAATCAGATACAACTTGCAAAGACAATCGCGGAAAACTCCTTTGGGGACAAGGTATTTTTTGTAAATAGTGGTGCAGAAGCAAATGAAGGCGCAATAAAACTTGCCAGAAAATATGCCTCATTAAAATACGGTAGTAAAAGGTACAAAGTTATATCTGCCAAAAATTCTTTTCACGGTAGAACTTTTGGGGCACTTACTGCGACAGGTCAAGAGAAATATCACAAAGGTTTTGGCCCACTTCTTTCTGGTTTTAAATATGTACCTTTTAATGATATTGACGCTCTTTATGAAGCAATTGATGATGAAGTGTGTGCAATTATGCTGGAAGTAGTGCAAGGCGAAGGTGGTATCCATGAAGCTACACCGGAGTATATAAAGGCAGCAAGAGAAATATGTGATGAAAATGACATTCTCTTTATAATAGACGAAGTTCAGACAGGTATAGGAAGGACGGGAAAACTTTTTGGATATGAACATTACGGCATAACTCCTGACATTATGACTTTAGCAAAGGGATTGGGAGGAGGCTTCCCAATAGGAGCTATTGTCGCAAAAGAGGATAAAGCTGTTTTTCAACCGGGAGACCATGCCTCCACATTTGGCGGGAGTCCTTTAGCTTGCGCCGCAGGAATTGCAGTGATGAATGAAATAACAAAGGAAGGCTTTTTAGATAGTGTGGCTCAAAAAGGCGAGTATTTTAGGAGAAAACTTAAAAATTTAAAGGAGAAATACAGTGTCATAAAAGAGGTGAGAGGAAAGGGCCTTATGATAGGCTGCGAAATGGATATGGAAGAAGCTTCGGATATTGTGACAAAGGCAATGGGAAAAGGCTTACTTATAAATTGTATCAGCCACAATGTTTTAAGATTTGTTCCTCCTCTTACTGTGACAGAAGAGGAAATAGATACGGCGTTAATAATACTGGAGGATGTACTTTGTGAAATGGGGTTTTAG
- the carA gene encoding glutamine-hydrolyzing carbamoyl-phosphate synthase small subunit, whose translation MKGYLKLEDGSIFEGELISKNKKGYGEVVFTTGMTGYQEAITDPSYAGQIVVMTYPLIGNYGINKYDFQSEKPYIRGFVVREYCDKPSNFQSEESLLSYLDKHNIPVLSGIDTRALTKKLRENGTMRGIITCNPDDDIEFDQTNLLEEVSTKRSYRIAGIGPKLAFIDLGTKKSILKMLNSVGFDIYVFPYNTSYDDVMQINPDAIFLSNGPGDPKDAVYAIELTKQFIGIKPVLGICLGHQIIALALGCNTVKMKFGHRGANQPVKDLLTNKDYITSQNHGYAVEEESIDKDKITVTHINLNDGTVEGIMHKFLPVFSVQYHPEACPGPRDSTDIFDKFMDIVMVYKRRSYFAEV comes from the coding sequence ATGAAAGGTTATTTAAAACTTGAGGATGGAAGCATATTTGAAGGTGAGTTAATAAGCAAAAACAAAAAAGGATATGGAGAGGTTGTTTTTACCACAGGTATGACAGGCTATCAAGAAGCCATAACAGATCCATCTTATGCAGGTCAAATAGTTGTCATGACATATCCTTTAATAGGAAATTACGGCATTAACAAATACGACTTTCAATCAGAAAAGCCTTATATAAGAGGATTTGTGGTACGGGAATATTGCGATAAGCCTAGTAATTTTCAAAGTGAGGAGTCGCTTTTAAGCTATCTTGATAAGCACAACATACCAGTATTATCGGGAATTGATACAAGGGCTTTGACAAAAAAGCTTAGAGAAAATGGAACTATGAGAGGAATTATAACTTGTAACCCTGACGACGACATAGAATTTGACCAAACAAATCTTTTAGAAGAAGTTTCTACAAAAAGGTCATATCGTATAGCGGGTATTGGCCCAAAACTTGCTTTTATTGACCTTGGCACAAAAAAAAGTATTTTAAAGATGCTAAATTCTGTTGGGTTTGATATTTATGTGTTTCCTTATAATACAAGTTATGATGATGTTATGCAAATAAATCCCGATGCAATATTTCTTTCAAATGGACCAGGAGACCCTAAAGATGCAGTTTATGCAATAGAACTTACTAAACAATTTATAGGTATAAAACCTGTGCTTGGAATATGCTTAGGGCATCAAATAATAGCCCTTGCTCTTGGATGTAATACAGTAAAGATGAAATTTGGCCACAGAGGTGCAAATCAACCTGTTAAGGATTTACTAACAAATAAAGACTATATAACTTCTCAAAACCACGGATACGCTGTTGAAGAGGAGTCAATAGATAAAGACAAGATAACTGTAACCCATATAAACTTAAACGATGGAACAGTAGAAGGCATTATGCATAAGTTTCTGCCAGTTTTTTCTGTGCAGTATCATCCTGAGGCATGTCCTGGGCCCCGTGATTCAACAGATATTTTTGATAAATTCATGGATATAGTCATGGTTTACAAAAGGAGGTCTTATTTTGCCGAAGTATAA
- a CDS encoding NADP-dependent isopropanol dehydrogenase yields the protein MKGFAMLSIGKVGWIEKEKPTPGPFDAIVRPLAVAPCTSDVHTVFEGAIGERHNMILGHEAVGEVVEVGSEVKDFKPGDRVVVPAITPDWRTSEVQRGYHQHSGGMLAGWKFSNIKDGVFGEFFHVNDADMNLAHLPKEIPLEAAVMIPDMMTTGFHGAELAEIELGATVAVLGIGPVGLMAVAGAKLRGAGRIIAVGSRPVCVDAAKYYGATDIVNYKNGPIESQIMDLTEGKGVDAAIIAGGNADIMATAVKIVKPGGTIANVNYFGEGDVLPVPRLEWGCGMAHKAIKGGLCPGGRLRMERLIDLVFYKRVDPSKLVTHVFQGFDNIEKALMLMKDKPKDLIKPVVILT from the coding sequence ATGAAAGGTTTTGCAATGCTCAGTATCGGTAAAGTCGGTTGGATTGAAAAAGAAAAGCCTACTCCCGGCCCTTTTGACGCTATCGTAAGACCTCTAGCTGTGGCCCCTTGCACTTCGGACGTTCATACCGTTTTTGAAGGTGCTATTGGCGAAAGACATAACATGATACTCGGTCACGAAGCTGTAGGTGAAGTAGTTGAAGTAGGTAGTGAGGTAAAAGATTTTAAACCTGGTGATCGCGTTGTTGTACCAGCTATTACCCCTGATTGGCGAACCTCTGAAGTACAAAGAGGATATCACCAACACTCTGGTGGAATGCTGGCAGGCTGGAAATTTTCGAATATAAAAGATGGTGTTTTTGGTGAATTTTTTCATGTGAACGATGCTGATATGAATTTAGCACATCTGCCTAAGGAAATTCCATTGGAAGCTGCAGTTATGATTCCCGATATGATGACTACTGGCTTTCACGGAGCCGAACTGGCAGAAATAGAATTAGGTGCAACGGTAGCGGTTTTGGGTATTGGTCCAGTAGGTCTTATGGCAGTCGCTGGTGCCAAATTGCGGGGTGCTGGAAGAATTATTGCAGTAGGCAGTAGACCTGTTTGTGTAGATGCTGCAAAATACTATGGAGCTACTGATATTGTAAACTATAAAAATGGTCCTATCGAAAGCCAGATTATGGATTTAACGGAAGGCAAAGGTGTTGATGCTGCCATCATCGCTGGAGGAAATGCTGACATTATGGCTACAGCAGTTAAGATTGTTAAACCAGGCGGCACCATCGCTAATGTAAATTATTTTGGCGAAGGAGATGTTCTGCCTGTTCCTCGTCTTGAATGGGGTTGCGGCATGGCTCATAAAGCTATAAAAGGCGGTTTATGCCCTGGTGGACGTCTAAGAATGGAAAGACTGATTGACCTTGTTTTTTATAAGCGTGTCGATCCTTCCAAACTCGTCACTCATGTTTTTCAAGGATTTGATAATATTGAAAAAGCTCTAATGCTGATGAAAGATAAACCAAAAGACCTAATCAAACCTGTTGTGATATTAACATAA
- the argC gene encoding N-acetyl-gamma-glutamyl-phosphate reductase, which yields MVRVGIFGATGYTGVELIRILSKHEKVEIKYLSSQSYNTKAISDVYSSLIGFCDKELEELSLEKAMSECDVIFTALPSGHASKIAREAVKKGVKVIDLGADFRFDDYSVYKEWYGGDYENYEGIKRVYGLPEVYRDTIKEAQVVGNPGCYPTSVILGLMPLLKNGIIEGNVIVDSKSGVSGAGHNPSHNNMYAECNENIKAYNVAKHRHIPEMEQELSKVFGEKVSVVFTPHLTPMTRGILSTMYCKLKKDMDVNTVYNIYTDFYKNEYFVKVLQPGDYPATKNVYGSNFCHIGFEVDKHTNTLIVMSAIDNLVKGASGQAVQNMNIMFGIDENTGLDIVPIYP from the coding sequence ATGGTGAGAGTAGGAATATTTGGGGCAACGGGTTATACAGGAGTCGAACTTATAAGAATTCTCTCAAAGCATGAAAAAGTAGAGATAAAATATCTTTCTTCTCAAAGTTATAATACCAAAGCAATTTCGGATGTTTATTCATCCCTCATTGGTTTTTGCGACAAAGAGTTGGAAGAGTTAAGCCTAGAAAAGGCAATGTCAGAATGCGATGTCATATTTACGGCTTTGCCTTCAGGTCATGCTTCAAAAATCGCCAGAGAAGCTGTAAAAAAAGGAGTAAAGGTGATTGACTTAGGAGCTGACTTTAGATTTGACGATTACTCTGTCTATAAAGAATGGTATGGTGGAGATTATGAAAATTATGAAGGTATTAAAAGGGTATATGGTCTTCCGGAAGTTTACAGAGATACTATAAAAGAGGCTCAAGTTGTAGGAAATCCTGGATGTTATCCTACAAGCGTTATATTAGGGCTTATGCCTCTTTTGAAAAATGGCATAATAGAGGGGAATGTAATTGTTGATTCAAAGTCAGGCGTATCAGGGGCAGGTCACAATCCCTCCCATAACAATATGTATGCAGAATGCAATGAAAACATAAAAGCGTATAATGTTGCAAAGCATAGACATATCCCAGAGATGGAGCAAGAGCTTTCAAAAGTTTTTGGTGAAAAAGTGTCTGTTGTGTTTACTCCCCACCTTACGCCAATGACAAGAGGAATTTTAAGTACTATGTACTGCAAACTAAAAAAAGATATGGATGTAAACACTGTTTATAATATTTACACCGATTTTTATAAAAATGAGTATTTTGTAAAAGTGTTACAACCTGGCGATTACCCTGCAACAAAAAATGTTTATGGGTCGAATTTTTGTCACATAGGGTTTGAAGTTGATAAACATACTAATACTTTAATAGTGATGTCTGCAATTGATAATCTCGTTAAAGGGGCGTCAGGCCAGGCAGTGCAAAATATGAATATTATGTTTGGAATAGATGAAAATACTGGACTTGATATAGTTCCAATATATCCGTAG
- the carB gene encoding carbamoyl-phosphate synthase (glutamine-hydrolyzing) large subunit: MPKYKDISKVLVIGSGPIIIGQAAEFDYSGTQACKSLKEEGVQVVLVNNNPATIMTDTDIADIVYIENPTVSVVEKIIAKEKPDGILATLGGQTGLNLAVKLKEDGILDKYNVKLLGTSFESIKTAEDRELFKRKMQEIGEPVAESITVTNVEDALKFAKNYGYPLIIRPAYTLGGTGGGIAHNDEELISIVDLGLKKSMVGEVLVEKSLYGWKEIEFEVMRDAADNCITICSMENFDPVGVHTGDSIVVAPVQTLSDYEYQMLRSASIKIIKALKIEGGCNIQFALDPQSHKYYVIEVNPRVSRSSALASKATGYPIAKVAAKIAIGLRLDEIKNPVTGKTTAFFEPALDYVVTKIPRWPFDKFYTTDRKIGTQMKATGEVMAIERSFEASLLKAVRSLEIKAYGLRLKNIKGMKTEEILKGISVPNDMRLFYIAEALRRDIDIDYINDVTKIDKWFLNKLLNIINMEREIEKNELREEILKKAKRMGFSDREIATIKGIKEEDVRALRKEYSIYPSYKMVDTCAAEFESVTQYIYSTYGEEDEVETHDIPKVIVIGSGPIRIGQGIEFDYCSVKALWALRDAGIKSIIINNNPETVSTDFDTGDRLYFEPITLEDVLNIYEKEKPLGVMVMFGGQTAINLTEELVKNGVKILGTSHESIDISEDREKFSKLLKELNINQPKGEYALTVGDAKDIALKLGFPLLVRPSYVIGGQSMEKVNTLQEIIDYVSNATQVSPGKPVLIDKYIDGREVEVDAVSDGECVLIPGIMEHIERAGVHSGDSFSIYPARNLSEREINTIIEYTEKISKALNVKGLINIQFAVKEGTVYVLEVNPRASRTVPIMSKATGIPMVKLAVEVALGKKLKELGYKGGLWPQTPYTVVKAPVFSMEKLTDVEVSLSPEMKSTGEIMGIDLSYEGALYKALEGAGLKIPKKGKILLSIAERDFQEAVSLVEKLQGLSYEIYATYRTGKYLSLMGIHVNIMSLDNAIKLLKDGYFDAVVNTPTKGKKPDNTGFKLRRTSVEYRIPLFTSIDTIKAALNAVSKVNINGLSILSVNEYQEIQKDNVKNLVL; this comes from the coding sequence TTGCCGAAGTATAAGGATATTAGTAAGGTTCTGGTAATAGGCTCAGGCCCTATTATAATAGGGCAAGCAGCGGAGTTTGATTATTCAGGAACCCAAGCCTGTAAATCCTTAAAAGAAGAAGGGGTACAAGTCGTTCTGGTAAACAACAATCCAGCTACCATAATGACTGATACTGATATAGCAGATATTGTTTATATTGAAAATCCTACTGTTTCTGTAGTTGAAAAAATAATAGCAAAAGAAAAACCCGATGGAATTCTTGCTACCTTAGGAGGACAGACAGGGCTTAATCTTGCTGTCAAACTTAAAGAAGATGGAATTTTAGATAAATATAATGTAAAACTTTTAGGAACTTCTTTTGAGTCAATAAAAACTGCAGAAGATAGAGAACTTTTTAAAAGAAAAATGCAGGAAATAGGAGAGCCAGTTGCTGAAAGTATCACAGTCACAAATGTAGAGGATGCACTTAAATTTGCTAAAAATTACGGTTATCCTTTGATAATAAGGCCTGCATATACACTCGGAGGTACAGGCGGTGGTATAGCCCACAATGACGAAGAACTTATATCGATTGTGGATTTAGGTCTTAAAAAAAGCATGGTTGGAGAAGTGCTTGTTGAAAAATCTCTGTACGGATGGAAAGAAATAGAGTTTGAGGTAATGAGAGATGCCGCTGATAATTGTATTACGATTTGCAGCATGGAAAATTTTGATCCAGTAGGAGTTCATACAGGAGATAGTATAGTTGTAGCGCCAGTGCAGACTTTGTCAGATTACGAATATCAAATGTTAAGAAGTGCAAGCATTAAAATAATCAAGGCTTTAAAAATTGAGGGAGGATGTAATATCCAATTTGCTTTAGATCCCCAAAGCCACAAATACTATGTTATAGAAGTAAACCCAAGGGTTAGTCGTTCAAGCGCACTGGCATCAAAAGCGACAGGTTATCCTATTGCAAAGGTTGCTGCAAAAATTGCAATAGGGCTTAGACTTGATGAAATAAAAAATCCTGTAACAGGTAAAACAACTGCATTTTTTGAACCTGCACTGGATTATGTTGTGACAAAAATACCGAGATGGCCTTTTGACAAATTTTATACTACTGATAGAAAAATAGGTACACAGATGAAGGCGACAGGAGAAGTAATGGCAATAGAAAGGTCTTTTGAAGCCTCCCTCTTGAAGGCCGTAAGGTCATTAGAGATAAAAGCTTACGGCCTTCGATTAAAAAATATAAAAGGCATGAAAACAGAAGAAATACTAAAAGGCATATCAGTTCCTAATGACATGAGGCTATTTTATATAGCAGAAGCTCTTCGCCGCGATATAGACATTGATTATATTAATGACGTTACAAAAATAGACAAATGGTTTTTAAATAAGCTTTTAAATATTATAAATATGGAAAGGGAAATAGAGAAAAATGAGTTAAGGGAAGAGATTCTTAAAAAAGCAAAGAGAATGGGATTTTCAGACAGAGAAATTGCAACAATAAAGGGAATTAAAGAAGAAGATGTGAGAGCATTAAGAAAAGAATATAGCATATATCCTTCCTATAAAATGGTAGATACCTGTGCAGCGGAATTTGAATCAGTTACACAATATATATATTCAACTTATGGCGAAGAAGACGAAGTTGAGACCCATGACATACCAAAAGTAATTGTAATAGGCTCTGGTCCTATAAGAATTGGTCAGGGAATTGAGTTTGATTACTGTTCTGTTAAAGCCTTGTGGGCTTTAAGAGATGCTGGAATTAAATCTATCATAATAAACAACAATCCTGAAACTGTCAGCACAGACTTTGACACGGGAGACAGGTTGTACTTTGAGCCTATTACATTAGAGGATGTTTTAAACATATATGAAAAAGAAAAACCACTTGGTGTAATGGTAATGTTTGGCGGCCAGACAGCGATAAATCTTACAGAAGAGTTAGTCAAAAACGGAGTGAAAATATTAGGCACATCGCATGAAAGCATTGACATAAGTGAAGACAGGGAAAAATTCTCAAAACTTTTAAAAGAGCTAAACATCAATCAACCTAAAGGCGAATATGCATTAACAGTAGGAGATGCAAAAGATATAGCCTTAAAACTTGGTTTTCCACTTCTTGTAAGGCCATCCTATGTTATAGGCGGTCAGTCCATGGAAAAAGTTAACACACTTCAAGAGATAATCGACTATGTTTCAAATGCAACCCAAGTATCTCCAGGCAAACCTGTTTTAATAGATAAATATATAGATGGAAGAGAAGTAGAAGTTGATGCAGTTTCAGATGGTGAGTGTGTATTAATACCCGGAATAATGGAGCACATAGAAAGAGCTGGAGTGCATTCAGGAGATAGTTTCTCAATATATCCTGCAAGAAATTTGTCTGAACGGGAGATAAACACTATTATCGAATACACAGAGAAGATTTCAAAAGCTTTAAATGTAAAAGGACTTATAAATATTCAATTTGCTGTAAAAGAAGGCACTGTATACGTGTTAGAAGTAAATCCCAGAGCTTCACGTACTGTACCTATTATGAGCAAAGCAACGGGTATACCTATGGTAAAACTCGCAGTAGAAGTGGCCTTAGGCAAAAAGCTAAAAGAGTTAGGTTATAAAGGCGGTTTATGGCCGCAGACCCCATATACGGTTGTAAAAGCTCCCGTATTTTCTATGGAAAAATTGACAGATGTTGAAGTTTCACTAAGTCCTGAAATGAAATCAACTGGAGAAATAATGGGTATAGATTTAAGCTATGAAGGAGCACTTTACAAAGCTTTAGAAGGAGCAGGCCTTAAAATACCTAAAAAAGGTAAGATTCTTCTTTCAATAGCGGAAAGAGATTTTCAAGAAGCAGTATCTTTAGTAGAAAAATTGCAGGGCTTAAGTTATGAAATATATGCCACATACAGGACAGGTAAGTATTTGAGTTTGATGGGTATTCATGTAAATATTATGTCTCTTGACAATGCAATAAAATTGCTGAAGGATGGATATTTTGACGCTGTAGTAAATACACCGACAAAAGGTAAAAAACCTGATAATACGGGATTTAAGTTAAGAAGAACATCAGTAGAATATAGAATTCCTCTTTTTACATCTATAGATACTATAAAAGCGGCATTAAATGCTGTGTCAAAAGTAAATATAAACGGCTTGTCCATTTTATCTGTAAATGAATATCAAGAAATACAAAAGGATAATGTCAAAAATTTGGTTTTGTAA
- the argJ gene encoding bifunctional glutamate N-acetyltransferase/amino-acid acetyltransferase ArgJ: MEELEILEGSIELPKGFLASGIFAGIKKSKKDVALIYSEKVANAAAVFTTNKVKAAPVLLDMKRIEKGIAQAIIINSGNANACTGEKGFEDAVNMAKKVSQLLKIDEENVLVCSTGVIGAPLPMEKVLKGIEAAAENLSTEGGYQAAEAIMTTDTFLKGVTAKFVIEGKIVTMTGFAKGSGMIHPNMATMLSFILTDASITKVALNKAFKETVDKTYNMISVDGDMSTNDTAVILANGEAQNKIIEEGTHEFDVFYKALEYVNKTLAKLIVKDGEGATKFMEVNVINAKTEKDARLAAKSIVNSNLVKTAIFGEDANWGRILAAVGYSGADFDASRVDIYLKSMKGEIKVCENGGYIFFDEALAKEILKEKEITVTVDMKAGEYSATSWGCDLSYDYVKINGSYRT, from the coding sequence ATGGAAGAGTTGGAGATTTTAGAAGGAAGTATTGAACTGCCGAAAGGCTTTTTGGCTTCGGGTATCTTTGCAGGAATTAAAAAAAGCAAAAAAGATGTCGCACTCATATATTCAGAAAAAGTGGCAAATGCAGCGGCTGTATTTACAACGAATAAGGTTAAAGCAGCGCCAGTCCTTCTTGATATGAAAAGAATAGAAAAAGGTATAGCACAGGCGATCATTATAAACAGTGGCAATGCCAATGCCTGCACAGGAGAAAAAGGTTTTGAGGATGCTGTTAACATGGCCAAAAAAGTGTCACAACTTCTTAAAATAGATGAAGAAAATGTGCTGGTATGTTCTACAGGGGTTATTGGTGCACCTCTTCCTATGGAAAAAGTTTTAAAAGGGATTGAGGCTGCGGCAGAAAATCTTTCAACAGAGGGTGGGTACCAAGCGGCTGAAGCTATAATGACAACAGATACTTTTTTAAAAGGTGTGACAGCCAAGTTTGTAATAGAAGGTAAAATTGTTACAATGACAGGGTTTGCAAAAGGGTCAGGTATGATACATCCAAATATGGCGACAATGCTTTCTTTTATACTTACAGATGCGAGTATAACTAAAGTTGCATTAAACAAAGCTTTTAAAGAAACTGTAGACAAAACTTATAACATGATTTCTGTTGATGGAGATATGAGCACAAATGATACAGCGGTAATACTTGCAAATGGGGAAGCGCAAAACAAAATAATAGAAGAAGGGACTCATGAGTTTGATGTGTTTTATAAAGCCTTAGAGTATGTGAATAAAACTCTTGCAAAACTTATTGTGAAGGATGGGGAAGGAGCAACTAAGTTCATGGAAGTAAATGTAATAAATGCAAAAACTGAAAAAGATGCAAGATTAGCTGCAAAGTCTATCGTAAACTCAAATCTTGTAAAGACAGCTATATTCGGTGAAGATGCCAACTGGGGAAGGATTCTCGCGGCAGTGGGATATTCAGGAGCAGATTTTGACGCAAGTAGAGTTGACATATATTTAAAAAGCATGAAAGGAGAAATTAAAGTTTGTGAAAACGGAGGTTACATCTTTTTTGATGAGGCTTTAGCCAAAGAAATTTTAAAAGAAAAAGAGATTACTGTAACCGTAGATATGAAGGCCGGGGAATATAGTGCGACTTCTTGGGGGTGCGACTTAAGCTATGACTATGTAAAAATTAACGGGAGTTATAGAACATGA
- the argB gene encoding acetylglutamate kinase, with the protein MIRKQKYGDEIAKAHVLIEALPYIKKFSGKTVVIKYGGSAMLDCNLKRMVMQDIVLMKFVGLNPVVVHGGGPEINKMLEKLGIESKFVNGLRVTDEATMEIVEMVLTGRINKEIVSLINELGGQAIGVSGKDGRLLKAEKDTSNGDIGYVGKIVDVNIDVITMMLEKGYIPVIAPTSFGDDGKTYNVNADTAAGKIAEALKAEKLILLTDVEGILSNINDKSSLISRMDLEHAKEFMNSGRINGGMIPKLECCIKAVENGVKRAHIIDGRLTHSLLLEIFTDEGIGTMIGKECFDDDNL; encoded by the coding sequence ATGATTAGAAAGCAAAAATATGGTGACGAAATCGCAAAAGCCCATGTTTTAATAGAAGCACTCCCTTATATTAAAAAGTTCTCCGGCAAGACAGTTGTAATAAAATACGGTGGAAGTGCAATGTTAGACTGCAATTTAAAAAGAATGGTAATGCAGGACATTGTATTGATGAAATTTGTAGGATTAAACCCCGTAGTTGTACATGGCGGTGGACCAGAAATAAATAAGATGCTAGAAAAGTTAGGGATAGAGTCAAAATTTGTAAATGGACTGCGGGTTACTGACGAAGCCACTATGGAAATTGTTGAAATGGTGCTGACAGGTCGTATCAACAAAGAAATTGTATCCTTGATCAATGAACTAGGGGGCCAGGCGATTGGCGTAAGCGGGAAAGATGGGAGACTTTTAAAGGCGGAAAAAGATACCTCAAACGGCGACATAGGATACGTAGGAAAAATTGTAGATGTAAACATAGATGTAATAACGATGATGCTGGAAAAAGGCTATATACCTGTTATTGCACCGACATCTTTCGGAGATGACGGCAAAACATACAATGTAAATGCGGATACTGCAGCAGGAAAAATCGCAGAAGCATTAAAGGCTGAAAAACTAATTTTACTTACAGATGTCGAAGGAATTCTATCAAATATAAATGATAAAAGTAGCCTAATATCCCGAATGGACTTAGAGCATGCAAAAGAATTTATGAATTCGGGACGCATAAACGGTGGAATGATACCAAAACTTGAATGTTGCATAAAAGCTGTTGAAAATGGCGTGAAAAGAGCTCACATCATTGACGGAAGGCTTACACATTCATTGCTTCTTGAAATTTTTACTGATGAAGGAATAGGTACTATGATAGGAAAGGAATGTTTTGACGATGATAACCTCTGA
- a CDS encoding sulfide/dihydroorotate dehydrogenase-like FAD/NAD-binding protein, producing the protein MFKILEKRELAPSIKLFVIEAPLVAKKARPGQFVILRIKEGGERIPLTIADYDAQNGTVTIVFQEVGKTTRELGTLEAGDYIEDFVGPLGVPVEFPNHKKVLGIGGGLGIAPLYPKLKMLHQQGVEVVSIIGARTAELLILEEEIKAVSDRMYICTDDGSKGRHGFVTVVLKELLEQGEKFDEIIIIGPPILMKIGSEITKPYGIPTMVSLNPIMVDGTGMCGGCRVTVDGEIKFACVDGPAFDGHKVDFDELIKRLATYKEEEKISLERFNEAHECKLINKIEGADKDAVK; encoded by the coding sequence ATGTTCAAAATTTTAGAAAAAAGAGAATTGGCACCTTCCATCAAGTTGTTTGTAATAGAGGCACCACTAGTGGCTAAAAAAGCAAGGCCAGGCCAATTCGTTATACTAAGGATAAAAGAAGGAGGAGAGCGGATTCCCCTTACTATTGCGGACTACGATGCCCAGAATGGCACTGTTACAATAGTATTCCAAGAGGTAGGTAAAACCACCCGTGAGCTGGGGACTTTGGAAGCGGGAGACTATATAGAGGACTTTGTTGGCCCATTAGGAGTTCCAGTGGAGTTTCCTAATCACAAGAAAGTTTTAGGAATAGGCGGAGGCCTTGGTATTGCTCCACTTTATCCTAAACTCAAAATGCTTCATCAGCAGGGGGTAGAAGTAGTTTCTATTATAGGTGCTAGGACAGCTGAATTGCTAATCTTGGAAGAAGAGATAAAAGCTGTAAGTGACAGGATGTATATCTGCACCGACGATGGCTCAAAAGGCCGCCATGGGTTTGTCACAGTAGTACTTAAAGAGCTTTTAGAACAAGGTGAAAAATTTGATGAGATTATTATCATAGGTCCCCCGATTTTGATGAAAATAGGAAGCGAAATTACCAAGCCCTATGGCATACCCACTATGGTGAGCCTTAATCCCATAATGGTAGACGGCACAGGCATGTGCGGTGGGTGTCGTGTCACCGTAGACGGAGAAATCAAATTTGCTTGCGTTGATGGTCCGGCTTTCGACGGCCATAAAGTAGATTTCGATGAACTAATAAAAAGATTGGCCACTTATAAGGAGGAAGAAAAAATTTCCCTCGAAAGATTTAATGAAGCTCATGAATGCAAATTAATCAACAAAATAGAAGGAGCTGATAAAGATGCCGTTAAATAG